TCTTCCTCTCATCCCAGTTAATGGTTTTGCGATTTTCATAGTTACGACACGCCCGACAAACACCTTCTTTATCAAAAATAGAACCGGGCCTCGTATCAGGCATCGCACATTTTTTGCAATAACGCATTGTTAAGCTCCTTTCTTCTAGTAATTATACGTAACTTG
This Phycisphaerae bacterium DNA region includes the following protein-coding sequences:
- a CDS encoding N-acetyl sugar amidotransferase, whose translation is MRYCKKCAMPDTRPGSIFDKEGVCRACRNYENRKTINWDERK